From the genome of Blautia pseudococcoides, one region includes:
- a CDS encoding type II secretion system F family protein, with protein MAQFKYKARTLDGKVIKGIMNVADDTELQQKLHEQDAFLLNAKEMKNAKGVKQFKPKVLADFSRQLGTLIASGVTLVRALNIIASGEAVSQKQRGIYEDLLRQIRQGIALSDAMEAQNGAFPPLMIYMYRSAETSGNLDKVSMQMAEHYEKSHKLNSKISSSMTYPKILGIMVVAVVLILTKFVLPQFEELFAQMEELPLSTRILMGFSDLLQNHWIIVLVVVILLIVGVRALLFIPKVRLQWHRFKLKVPLFGKLQKTICTSRFARTLSSLYSAGIPIVSALQIARKTIGNDYIDAQFDQVIPFVRAGNNLSDGLDLVDGFVRKLSDSIRVGEETGSLDTMLSSTADFMEYDADMAIAKMVSYVEPIMLLVMGVIVAFVMVSVFSALYGSYDSIAGMS; from the coding sequence ATGGCACAGTTTAAATATAAGGCAAGGACACTGGATGGTAAAGTAATAAAGGGCATCATGAACGTAGCTGATGACACGGAGCTGCAGCAGAAACTGCATGAACAGGACGCTTTTTTACTGAATGCCAAAGAAATGAAGAATGCAAAAGGCGTAAAGCAGTTCAAGCCTAAAGTTCTGGCGGATTTTTCAAGGCAGCTGGGTACACTGATCGCTTCCGGCGTTACGCTTGTCAGAGCCCTGAATATTATAGCCAGCGGTGAGGCGGTCAGCCAGAAACAGCGGGGAATCTATGAGGATTTACTCAGACAGATTCGGCAGGGTATTGCGCTCTCAGATGCCATGGAGGCACAGAACGGGGCGTTTCCGCCTTTGATGATTTATATGTACCGCTCAGCAGAGACCAGCGGTAATTTGGATAAAGTATCTATGCAGATGGCAGAACATTATGAGAAGAGCCACAAACTGAACTCAAAAATATCCAGTTCTATGACATATCCTAAGATATTGGGGATTATGGTGGTAGCAGTTGTACTGATACTTACTAAATTTGTGCTTCCCCAGTTTGAAGAGCTGTTCGCCCAGATGGAAGAGCTGCCCCTGTCTACCAGGATTCTCATGGGGTTCAGTGATCTCCTGCAGAACCACTGGATCATAGTGCTGGTAGTGGTGATACTTCTCATTGTAGGTGTCAGAGCACTGCTGTTTATTCCGAAGGTGCGCCTGCAGTGGCACAGGTTTAAACTGAAAGTACCTCTGTTTGGAAAGCTGCAGAAGACAATCTGTACATCGAGGTTTGCAAGGACATTGAGTTCTCTGTATTCCGCGGGTATCCCCATTGTCTCAGCGCTGCAGATCGCAAGGAAGACAATCGGAAATGATTATATAGATGCCCAGTTTGATCAGGTGATCCCCTTTGTAAGAGCAGGTAATAATCTGAGTGACGGCCTGGATTTGGTAGATGGATTTGTAAGAAAACTGTCCGACTCCATACGGGTGGGGGAGGAGACGGGAAGTCTGGATACCATGTTGTCCTCAACTGCAGATTTTATGGAATATGATGCAGATATGGCAATTGCAAAAATGGTTTCTTATGTTGAGCCGATCATGCTTTTGGTTATGGGCGTGATCGTGGCATTTGTTATGGTATCTGTATTCAGTGCACTTTATGGTTCTTATGATTCCATTGCAGGAATGTCTTAG
- the gltB gene encoding glutamate synthase large subunit, with protein MRKNEGLYRQQFEHDNCGIGAVVNSKGIRSHKTVENALKIVENLEHRAGKDAEGKTGDGVGILLQISHRFFAKACKKADIHIGGEREYGIAMLFFPQDELKCNQAKKMFEIIVEKEGLEFLGFRKVPVCSEVLGDKALRCMPNIVQAFIKKPENVEKGLSFDRRLYIARRVFEQSNDNTYVASMSSRTIVYKGMFLVNQLRTFFMDLQDGDYESAIAMVHSRFSTNTNPSWERAHPNRFIVHNGEINTIRGNADKMQAREETMASDHLKDQLHKVLPVVDTRGSDSAMLDNTLEFLVMNGMDLPLAVMVTIPEPWANNSTLSQERRDFYQYYATMMEPWDGPASILFSDGDVMGAVLDRNGLRPSRYYITKNGDVILSSEVGVMSVPEEEIVLKERLHPGKILLVDTVKGQIFNDDELKEIYAGKQPYGEWLDSNLVELHDLKIPNIRVEEYVGEALTRMQKAFGYTYEEYRNSIYSMALNGSEGIAAMGTDTPLAVLSEKHLPLFNYFKQLFAQVTNPPIDAIREEIVTSTTVYVGKDGNLLRERPENCQVLKVNNPILTNTDMLKIKNINVDGFKAVVVPITYYKSTRLDRAIDRLFVEVDKAYKDGANILVLSDRGIDENHMPIPSLLAVSAVHQYLVKTKKRTSLAIILESGEPREVHHFAALLGYGACGVNPYLAQDTIKELIHNKLLDKDYYAAVDDYNNAILHGIVKIASKMGISTIQSYQGSKIFEAIGVSEEVINKYFAGTVSRVGGISLEDIADDVDVRHSKAFDPLGLPSSLELESMGIHKMRREGEKHRYDPRTIHMLQESTKRGDYRMFKQYTELVDREQSGYLRSLMDFEYPKEGIPIEEVESVDEIVKRFKTGAMSYGSISREAHETLAVAMNILHGKSNTGEGGESDERLDSAGNAVDRCSAIKQVASGRFGVTSRYLVSAKEIQIKMAQGAKPGEGGHLPAKKVYPWIAKTRHSTPGVSLISPPPHHDIYSIEDLAELIYDLKNANKYARISVKLVSEAGVGTVAAGVAKAGAQVILISGYDGGTGAAPQSSIHNAGLPWELGLAETHQTLLMNGLRSRVMIETDGKLMSGRDVAVAALLGAEEFGFATAPLVTMGCVMMRVCNLDTCPVGVATQNPELRKRFKGKPEYVVNFMRFIAQELREYMAKLGIRTLDEMVGRTDLLKVKENAENLKASQIDLQAVLNNPYAGKNTKVTFDPAQVYDFRLEETKDEKVLLKKLKKAVEEGGKAGVEVLVTNTDRAFGTMLGAEITRQHKDGLPEDTISVSCTGAGGQSFGAFIPRGLTLSLCGDCNDYMGKGLSGGKIVVYPPKKRNYKADENIITGNVALYGATSGTAYIGGVAGERFAVRNSGACAVVEGVGEHGCEYMTGGRVVVLGKTGKNFAAGMSGGIAYVLDEKNDLYKNLNKEMISIEKVETKLDIQELHHMIEAHVEATGSRKGQEVLAGFQDYLPKFKKIIPDDYKRMTTLAARLEEQGMSPEQAQLEAFNENFNQKGAE; from the coding sequence ATGAGAAAAAATGAGGGATTGTACCGACAGCAGTTTGAACATGACAACTGCGGTATTGGAGCCGTTGTAAACAGTAAAGGTATCAGGAGCCATAAAACTGTGGAGAATGCTCTGAAAATCGTGGAAAACCTGGAACACAGGGCGGGTAAGGATGCGGAGGGAAAGACCGGTGACGGTGTTGGCATCCTGCTTCAGATCTCGCATAGATTTTTTGCTAAAGCCTGCAAAAAAGCGGACATCCATATTGGAGGAGAACGTGAATATGGTATTGCCATGCTGTTTTTTCCGCAGGACGAACTGAAATGCAACCAGGCGAAGAAGATGTTTGAAATCATTGTGGAGAAGGAAGGCCTGGAATTTCTGGGATTCCGTAAGGTTCCTGTATGTTCAGAGGTACTGGGGGATAAGGCGTTGAGATGTATGCCAAATATTGTGCAGGCGTTCATTAAAAAACCTGAGAACGTGGAAAAGGGGCTTTCCTTTGACAGAAGGCTGTATATTGCCCGCCGTGTATTCGAGCAGAGTAATGACAATACATATGTGGCGTCCATGTCCAGCCGGACCATTGTGTATAAAGGGATGTTTTTGGTAAACCAGCTCCGCACATTTTTTATGGATCTGCAGGACGGGGATTATGAATCTGCCATAGCCATGGTGCATTCCCGTTTCAGTACCAATACAAACCCAAGCTGGGAGCGCGCACATCCCAACCGTTTTATTGTACATAACGGGGAGATCAACACGATCCGGGGAAATGCGGACAAGATGCAGGCAAGGGAGGAGACGATGGCCTCCGATCATCTGAAGGATCAGCTTCACAAGGTGCTTCCTGTGGTGGACACCAGAGGCTCAGACTCCGCTATGCTGGACAATACGCTGGAATTCCTGGTGATGAACGGCATGGATCTGCCTCTGGCAGTCATGGTGACAATTCCTGAACCTTGGGCAAATAATAGTACACTTTCCCAGGAGAGAAGGGATTTTTATCAGTATTATGCGACCATGATGGAACCGTGGGACGGCCCCGCCTCCATTCTTTTTTCCGACGGCGATGTGATGGGGGCTGTGCTTGACCGGAACGGGCTGCGCCCGTCCAGATATTATATTACAAAAAACGGAGATGTGATCTTGTCCTCAGAGGTGGGGGTTATGTCTGTGCCGGAGGAGGAGATCGTGCTGAAGGAGCGTCTGCATCCCGGAAAGATCCTGCTTGTGGATACTGTTAAAGGACAGATTTTCAACGATGATGAGTTAAAGGAAATTTATGCGGGAAAACAGCCGTACGGTGAGTGGCTGGACAGTAATCTGGTGGAGCTGCATGACTTGAAGATTCCCAATATCCGCGTGGAGGAATATGTGGGGGAAGCCCTTACCAGGATGCAGAAAGCTTTTGGGTATACCTATGAAGAGTACAGAAATTCTATTTACAGTATGGCACTGAACGGTTCTGAGGGAATTGCGGCAATGGGGACAGATACACCCCTTGCAGTGCTTTCTGAAAAGCATCTGCCCCTGTTTAATTATTTTAAGCAGTTGTTTGCGCAGGTTACAAATCCCCCCATTGATGCCATCCGGGAGGAGATTGTGACCAGTACAACGGTGTATGTAGGGAAAGACGGTAACCTGCTGAGGGAACGGCCGGAAAACTGCCAGGTGTTGAAAGTGAACAATCCCATTTTGACCAACACAGATATGCTGAAGATCAAAAATATAAATGTGGATGGCTTTAAGGCTGTTGTGGTTCCCATAACTTATTACAAGAGTACACGTCTGGACAGAGCTATTGACAGGCTGTTTGTGGAAGTGGATAAAGCTTACAAGGACGGCGCCAATATTCTGGTGCTCAGTGACAGGGGGATTGATGAAAACCATATGCCTATCCCGTCGCTTCTGGCAGTGTCTGCAGTGCATCAGTACCTGGTGAAGACAAAGAAAAGAACTTCTCTTGCCATTATCCTGGAATCCGGAGAACCCAGGGAGGTGCATCATTTTGCAGCGCTTCTGGGATATGGGGCATGTGGGGTAAATCCTTATCTTGCCCAGGATACTATAAAAGAACTGATCCACAACAAACTGCTGGATAAGGATTACTATGCGGCGGTGGATGACTACAACAATGCCATTCTGCACGGAATCGTAAAGATCGCGTCAAAAATGGGAATTTCCACCATACAGTCCTATCAGGGTTCCAAGATATTTGAAGCGATCGGTGTTTCAGAGGAAGTGATCAATAAATACTTTGCGGGAACGGTAAGCCGTGTGGGCGGCATTTCCTTAGAAGATATAGCAGATGACGTAGACGTGCGGCATTCTAAAGCATTTGACCCTCTCGGACTGCCCAGCAGCCTGGAACTGGAGAGTATGGGAATCCACAAAATGAGGCGTGAGGGGGAGAAACACCGCTATGACCCCCGGACTATCCATATGCTGCAGGAGTCCACAAAAAGAGGGGACTACCGCATGTTTAAACAATATACAGAACTGGTGGACAGGGAGCAAAGCGGTTATCTGCGCAGCCTGATGGATTTTGAATATCCGAAAGAAGGTATCCCCATCGAAGAAGTAGAGAGTGTCGATGAGATCGTAAAGCGCTTTAAAACTGGCGCTATGTCCTATGGTTCCATATCCCGGGAAGCCCACGAGACACTTGCCGTTGCTATGAATATACTGCACGGCAAATCCAATACAGGTGAGGGCGGAGAAAGCGATGAGCGTCTGGACAGTGCGGGAAATGCCGTGGACCGCTGCTCTGCCATCAAGCAGGTGGCCTCCGGGCGTTTTGGTGTGACCAGCCGTTACCTGGTCAGCGCGAAAGAGATCCAGATTAAGATGGCCCAGGGCGCAAAACCCGGGGAAGGAGGGCATCTGCCGGCCAAAAAGGTCTATCCGTGGATCGCAAAGACCAGACATTCAACGCCTGGTGTAAGCCTGATCTCACCGCCGCCTCATCATGATATTTATTCTATTGAGGATTTGGCAGAGCTGATCTATGACCTGAAAAATGCCAATAAATATGCCAGGATTTCCGTGAAACTGGTATCTGAAGCAGGAGTGGGTACCGTGGCAGCGGGTGTGGCAAAGGCCGGTGCGCAGGTTATCCTCATTTCCGGGTATGACGGCGGTACGGGAGCGGCGCCTCAAAGTTCCATCCACAATGCGGGGCTTCCCTGGGAGCTGGGTTTGGCTGAGACGCACCAGACGCTTCTCATGAATGGACTGCGCAGCCGTGTTATGATCGAGACGGACGGAAAATTAATGAGCGGACGTGACGTGGCAGTGGCTGCGCTGCTGGGCGCTGAAGAATTTGGATTTGCAACAGCACCCCTGGTGACTATGGGATGTGTTATGATGCGCGTCTGCAACTTGGATACATGCCCTGTGGGAGTGGCTACCCAGAATCCGGAGCTTAGAAAACGGTTTAAGGGAAAACCGGAGTATGTGGTTAATTTTATGCGGTTTATTGCACAAGAACTGCGGGAATACATGGCAAAGCTGGGCATCCGTACACTGGACGAGATGGTGGGGCGCACGGACTTGCTGAAAGTGAAGGAAAATGCTGAGAACCTTAAAGCCTCTCAGATTGACCTGCAGGCAGTTCTGAATAATCCATATGCAGGAAAAAATACAAAGGTTACATTTGACCCGGCCCAGGTATATGATTTCAGACTGGAAGAAACAAAGGATGAAAAGGTACTGCTGAAGAAGCTGAAAAAAGCAGTGGAGGAAGGCGGGAAAGCCGGTGTGGAGGTTTTGGTGACCAACACAGACAGGGCATTTGGAACCATGCTGGGTGCGGAGATCACAAGGCAGCATAAGGACGGACTGCCGGAGGATACGATCTCGGTTTCCTGTACCGGCGCCGGGGGACAGAGCTTCGGGGCATTTATACCCAGGGGACTTACCCTGTCTCTGTGCGGAGACTGTAATGACTACATGGGCAAAGGCCTTTCAGGAGGAAAGATCGTAGTATATCCGCCAAAGAAGAGAAATTACAAGGCGGATGAAAATATCATCACGGGAAATGTGGCTCTATATGGAGCAACCAGCGGAACAGCCTATATCGGAGGTGTGGCAGGCGAGCGCTTTGCTGTCCGCAACTCCGGGGCCTGTGCCGTAGTGGAAGGTGTGGGGGAGCACGGCTGTGAATATATGACCGGAGGCCGTGTGGTTGTGCTTGGGAAAACAGGCAAGAACTTTGCAGCAGGAATGAGCGGTGGTATCGCTTATGTGCTGGATGAAAAGAATGATCTGTATAAGAATCTGAATAAGGAAATGATATCTATAGAGAAGGTGGAGACAAAGCTTGATATCCAGGAATTGCATCATATGATCGAAGCCCATGTGGAAGCCACCGGTTCCCGGAAGGGACAGGAAGTGCTTGCAGGATTTCAGGATTATCTGCCCAAGTTCAAGAAGATCATTCCGGATGACTATAAGAGGATGACCACTCTTGCTGCAAGGCTGGAGGAGCAGGGAATGTCGCCGGAGCAGGCACAGTTAGAAGCGTTTAATGAGAATTTTAATCAGAAAGGGGCAGAGTAG
- a CDS encoding glutamate synthase subunit beta has product MGKPTGFLEYNRVSAQMEEPKERIKHFREFKKYLPIEEQRKQGARCMECGVPFCQSGDVLGGMVSGCPLHNLVPETNDLVYTGNWEQAYLRLSKTHSFPEFTARVCPALCEAACTCNLNGEPVGTKENELAIIETAFERGWVKPQVPKVRTGKKVAVIGSGPSGMAAAQQLNRRGHQVTVFERNDRIGGLLRYGIPNMKLDKAVIDRRVGLMEEEGVVFKTGVDVGKDIKAAELQKGFDRIVLCCGASNPRDIKVPGRDAHHIYFAVDFLASVTRSLLDPGLKDHKFVSAKGKHVLVIGGGDTGNDCVGTALRLGAKSVTQLEMMPKAPDTRADSNPWPQWPRVCKTDYGQEEAIAVFGHDPRIYQTTVTEFIKDEKGNVQKAKTVKLESKRDEKTGRMNMVPVKGSEEVIDAQLVLIAAGFLGSQKYVTDSFKVSVNERTNVATKPEGYETSIPGIFAAGDMHRGQSLVVWAIREGRKAAEEVDASLMGYSNL; this is encoded by the coding sequence ATGGGAAAGCCGACAGGATTTTTAGAATACAACAGAGTAAGTGCCCAAATGGAGGAACCAAAAGAAAGGATCAAGCATTTCAGAGAGTTTAAAAAATATCTGCCCATAGAAGAACAGCGGAAACAGGGAGCACGCTGCATGGAGTGCGGCGTCCCGTTCTGCCAGTCAGGGGATGTGCTGGGGGGCATGGTTTCGGGGTGCCCGCTGCATAATCTGGTACCGGAGACAAATGATCTGGTATACACGGGAAACTGGGAACAGGCATATCTGCGTCTCTCCAAAACACACAGTTTTCCGGAATTTACAGCAAGGGTGTGCCCTGCACTCTGCGAAGCTGCATGTACCTGTAACTTAAACGGGGAGCCTGTGGGAACCAAGGAAAATGAACTTGCCATTATTGAGACTGCTTTTGAGAGAGGATGGGTAAAACCACAGGTTCCAAAGGTGAGGACAGGAAAGAAGGTGGCTGTTATAGGCAGCGGCCCTTCCGGCATGGCAGCGGCGCAGCAGCTCAACAGAAGAGGGCATCAGGTCACTGTGTTTGAAAGGAATGACAGAATCGGAGGGCTGCTGCGTTACGGCATACCTAATATGAAACTGGATAAGGCAGTGATCGACAGAAGAGTGGGACTTATGGAGGAAGAGGGCGTTGTTTTTAAAACAGGTGTGGATGTTGGAAAAGATATAAAGGCGGCTGAGTTACAGAAGGGGTTTGACCGGATCGTACTCTGCTGCGGGGCTTCCAACCCCAGGGATATCAAAGTCCCGGGGAGGGATGCTCATCATATTTATTTTGCTGTTGATTTTCTTGCTTCTGTGACCAGGAGTCTGCTGGATCCGGGTCTAAAGGATCATAAGTTTGTATCTGCCAAGGGAAAACATGTGCTGGTGATCGGGGGTGGTGACACGGGAAATGACTGTGTGGGAACAGCCCTCCGATTGGGGGCAAAATCGGTAACGCAGCTTGAAATGATGCCGAAAGCTCCCGATACAAGGGCTGACAGTAACCCCTGGCCTCAGTGGCCCCGTGTCTGCAAGACAGATTACGGACAGGAGGAGGCAATTGCAGTGTTCGGGCATGATCCCAGGATTTATCAGACTACAGTGACGGAGTTCATCAAGGATGAAAAGGGGAATGTGCAGAAAGCAAAGACCGTAAAACTGGAGAGTAAACGGGATGAAAAGACAGGGCGCATGAATATGGTTCCTGTAAAAGGGAGCGAAGAGGTGATTGATGCCCAGCTTGTGCTCATTGCGGCAGGATTTCTGGGAAGTCAGAAATATGTGACGGATTCGTTTAAGGTGTCTGTGAATGAGAGAACGAATGTAGCCACCAAACCGGAGGGATATGAGACCAGTATACCCGGTATCTTCGCGGCTGGGGATATGCACAGGGGACAGTCATTGGTTGTCTGGGCGATCCGGGAAGGGCGGAAGGCGGCTGAGGAGGTGGATGCATCTTTGATGGGGTATTCTAATTTGTAA
- a CDS encoding prepilin-type N-terminal cleavage/methylation domain-containing protein, whose protein sequence is MVKKLRENRKNKKGFTLVELIVVIVIILVLSAVMVPNVLKYVEKSQKANCKADAGTILVDLQAQIADLYSTENITVTLPTTAAGATVTSVAAGATQVVPKNKNEANYTVTDGEVTYFSYFNGKFNAIWTKDVGWSGTCMD, encoded by the coding sequence ATGGTGAAAAAATTAAGGGAAAACCGGAAAAATAAAAAAGGTTTTACTCTGGTGGAATTGATTGTTGTTATTGTTATTATTTTGGTGCTGTCAGCGGTAATGGTACCTAATGTTCTGAAATATGTTGAAAAATCACAAAAGGCCAATTGTAAGGCAGATGCAGGTACTATTTTAGTAGACTTACAGGCACAGATTGCTGATTTATATTCAACAGAGAATATAACAGTCACTTTGCCGACAACAGCCGCAGGTGCAACAGTTACAAGTGTTGCAGCAGGCGCTACACAAGTAGTTCCTAAAAATAAAAATGAAGCAAATTATACGGTTACTGATGGAGAAGTTACATATTTTTCATACTTTAATGGGAAATTTAATGCAATTTGGACGAAAGATGTAGGCTGGTCTGGAACTTGTATGGATTAA
- a CDS encoding uroporphyrinogen decarboxylase family protein, producing MSPRQYEKLYWKPLKKIMLALIDMGVTPFIYTEGKYNSRLEQLADVPAGKVIYHFESVDMAQAKKTLGNTACISGNLPIYLLEYGTKQQVIDACKSLIDTCAPGGGYIFDTNGSIDNAKRENIEAMYDTVLNYGRK from the coding sequence ATGAGTCCCCGGCAGTATGAAAAACTATACTGGAAACCACTGAAAAAGATCATGCTTGCCCTCATAGATATGGGAGTCACCCCCTTTATCTACACAGAAGGAAAATACAACAGCCGTCTGGAACAGCTTGCGGACGTACCAGCCGGAAAAGTTATCTATCATTTTGAGAGTGTGGATATGGCCCAGGCCAAGAAAACCCTTGGAAATACTGCCTGTATATCCGGAAATCTGCCCATCTATCTGCTGGAATACGGAACAAAACAGCAGGTCATAGATGCCTGCAAATCACTCATAGATACCTGTGCCCCGGGCGGCGGATATATCTTTGATACAAATGGAAGTATTGATAATGCGAAACGCGAAAACATAGAAGCGATGTATGACACCGTACTTAACTACGGCAGAAAATAA
- a CDS encoding prepilin peptidase, giving the protein MDVYNSYQAFIAVLIFFSGTCIFSFLNVIIYRVPRKMDFVRGHSLCPSCSHQLGALDLIPLFSYVFLGGKCRYCKKKIGVRDTLIELFGGGAALFCAWYYKENPAVALTVFLFFCILTVVSFMDIDTMEIEDGSWIAIYILAVAACFTMPEISLVSRLMGVVCVSIPMLLLTLAVPGAFGGGDIKLMGACGAFLGWKITLVSAFLAILLGGIWGIGLLLGKKKSRKDHFAFGPFLCMGMVIGLLWGEQIISWYLGFLKI; this is encoded by the coding sequence ATGGACGTATATAATAGTTATCAGGCATTCATTGCTGTATTGATATTTTTTTCGGGAACGTGTATTTTTTCTTTTCTGAACGTGATCATCTACCGTGTTCCCAGAAAAATGGATTTTGTGAGAGGACATTCTCTCTGCCCATCCTGCAGTCATCAATTGGGGGCTTTGGATTTGATTCCGCTGTTCAGTTACGTTTTCCTGGGTGGAAAGTGCCGTTACTGTAAAAAGAAAATTGGTGTCAGGGATACACTCATAGAACTTTTTGGCGGCGGAGCCGCGCTGTTCTGCGCTTGGTATTATAAGGAAAATCCGGCTGTGGCATTGACCGTGTTCCTGTTTTTCTGTATTCTGACAGTAGTGTCGTTTATGGACATAGACACCATGGAAATTGAGGACGGGAGCTGGATCGCCATATACATATTGGCTGTGGCAGCATGTTTTACAATGCCGGAAATATCCCTTGTCTCCAGGCTCATGGGGGTTGTCTGCGTGAGTATCCCCATGCTTCTTCTGACACTGGCAGTACCGGGGGCATTCGGCGGCGGGGATATTAAGCTGATGGGCGCATGCGGAGCATTTTTGGGATGGAAAATCACACTGGTTTCCGCGTTCCTTGCTATTTTACTGGGAGGAATATGGGGGATCGGACTGCTGCTTGGGAAGAAGAAAAGCAGGAAGGACCATTTCGCGTTTGGACCCTTTCTCTGTATGGGGATGGTAATCGGCCTTTTATGGGGAGAACAGATTATTTCATGGTATTTGGGATTTTTGAAAATATAA
- the recQ gene encoding DNA helicase RecQ, with the protein MDKYQILKKYFGYDTFRDGQELLIDSILSGRDVLGIMPTGAGKSLCYQVPAMLMDGITLVISPLISLMKDQVGSLNQAGIHAAFLNSSLTVGQYYKALDYARQGRYPIIYVAPERLVTEEFLDFALHANIVMVAVDEAHCVSQWGQDFRPSYLKIVEFIKKLPKRPVVSAFTATATKEVRDDIMDILLLEDPEVLTTGFDRPNLYFGVQAPKNKYEVLKNYLEMHPGECGIVYCLTRKGVEEVCGRLREDGFSVTRYHAGLGDGERKRNQDDFIYDRYQIIVATNAFGMGIDKSNVRFVVHYNMPKNMESYYQEAGRAGRDGEPSECILLYGGQDVVTNQLFIDNSQDNQELDQVTQEMVAERDRERLRKMTYYCFTNECLRDYILRYFGEYGENYCGNCSNCLSQFETVDVTEIAKALIGCVKSSRQRYGTTVIIDTVHGANTAKIRNYRMNENPNYGELAKVPTYRLRQVINYLLLNEYLTVTNDEYAVVKLTVKSEEVLADGVQITMKMAKEQEHTSGEKKKKKSRKGPAAGFAGAEFTEEEEQLFEVLRGLRTEIAREEKVPPYIVFSDKTLTHMCILKPRTRNAMLSVTGVGEFKYEKYGERFVACIRDNVPDDGDSV; encoded by the coding sequence ATGGATAAATATCAAATACTGAAAAAATACTTTGGCTATGATACCTTCCGGGATGGGCAGGAACTGCTGATAGACAGCATTCTGTCGGGGAGGGATGTGCTAGGGATCATGCCCACAGGAGCGGGAAAATCCCTTTGTTACCAGGTGCCTGCCATGCTTATGGATGGGATCACCCTGGTGATCTCGCCTCTCATTTCCCTGATGAAGGACCAGGTGGGTTCTTTGAATCAGGCGGGGATCCATGCGGCGTTTCTGAACAGTTCGCTGACAGTGGGGCAATATTATAAAGCGCTGGATTATGCGAGACAGGGGAGATACCCCATTATCTATGTGGCGCCGGAGCGGCTGGTGACAGAGGAGTTTTTGGATTTTGCCCTTCATGCAAATATTGTGATGGTGGCGGTGGATGAGGCACATTGTGTTTCCCAGTGGGGACAGGATTTCAGGCCCAGTTATCTGAAGATTGTGGAGTTTATTAAAAAACTGCCGAAACGGCCCGTAGTGAGCGCATTTACGGCTACGGCCACCAAAGAGGTGCGGGATGATATTATGGATATTCTGCTCCTGGAGGATCCGGAGGTATTGACAACAGGGTTTGACAGGCCGAACCTATATTTTGGAGTGCAGGCTCCAAAGAATAAATATGAAGTGCTGAAAAATTATCTGGAAATGCATCCCGGTGAATGCGGCATTGTATACTGTCTGACCAGGAAAGGTGTGGAGGAAGTATGCGGAAGGCTGCGGGAGGATGGGTTTTCCGTGACCCGTTATCATGCAGGGCTTGGTGACGGGGAGAGGAAGCGGAATCAGGATGATTTTATATATGACAGGTATCAGATCATCGTGGCCACAAATGCGTTTGGCATGGGAATTGACAAGTCAAACGTAAGATTTGTGGTGCATTATAATATGCCGAAAAACATGGAGAGTTATTACCAGGAGGCTGGCCGTGCAGGACGTGACGGGGAGCCGTCGGAGTGTATTTTGCTCTATGGGGGGCAGGATGTGGTGACAAACCAACTGTTCATTGACAACAGCCAGGATAACCAGGAGCTTGACCAGGTGACACAGGAGATGGTGGCAGAGCGGGACAGGGAGAGACTTCGTAAGATGACGTATTATTGTTTTACGAATGAATGCCTGCGGGATTACATACTGCGGTATTTCGGAGAATATGGGGAGAATTACTGCGGGAATTGTTCTAACTGTCTGAGCCAGTTTGAGACTGTGGATGTGACAGAGATTGCAAAGGCCCTGATCGGGTGTGTGAAAAGCAGCAGACAGAGATATGGAACTACGGTTATTATAGACACGGTACACGGGGCAAATACGGCGAAGATAAGAAATTACAGGATGAATGAGAATCCCAATTATGGGGAGCTGGCAAAAGTGCCCACCTATAGGCTGAGACAGGTTATCAATTATCTGCTATTAAATGAGTATCTTACCGTTACCAATGATGAGTACGCAGTTGTAAAGCTGACCGTTAAATCGGAGGAGGTGCTGGCTGACGGGGTACAGATCACTATGAAAATGGCAAAAGAGCAGGAACATACATCCGGTGAGAAGAAAAAGAAGAAGAGCAGGAAAGGGCCTGCCGCCGGGTTTGCAGGAGCGGAATTTACGGAGGAAGAGGAACAGCTCTTTGAAGTGCTGCGGGGGCTTCGGACAGAAATTGCAAGGGAGGAGAAGGTCCCGCCTTATATTGTTTTCTCCGACAAGACCTTGACCCATATGTGTATATTAAAGCCGAGAACCAGAAACGCAATGTTGTCGGTTACAGGGGTGGGAGAATTTAAATATGAAAAGTACGGGGAGCGCTTTGTGGCCTGTATCAGGGATAATGTGCCGGATGACGGGGATAGTGTTTGA